GTTAGGTGAATTGGATCGTGATTGTCCATCATTCTCCTGTTCATCTTTCACATTCATAATATGAGAATAAGAATGGGATGAAAAATCCTTTTTTTCTTCACTAGCCAACGGACTAATAACTTTTTCAACCATCACAGCTGCATCAGTCACGGGCATATTTAAGACTGCAGCTTTCTCAACATTACAAGGGCTCACTTTTCCATCAGAAGCCACCAATCTATTGGGAAGTTCTAACTGGTTAGCAGAAGATATTGCTGTAGGGCTGTCTGAATGTAGCTTCTTTGGCTCATCACTTTCATCATCACTAAGAAGTATAATATTGTCAACTGAAGTCATCTTCATCCCAGATTCCCTTTCAGCCGAGTTCAAAGCATATGATGTGTCTTCTTGAGACAACTGGCAAACCTGCAGAGAGTTGGCAGTGCTAAGAAATGATTCTTCTCTCCCAGTTGACCTTTCAGGACCATCTTTAGAGATTTCTTTCCCTGGTGGATCTTTAAAGCAATTGCTTTGTGGCTGTGAGCTCACTTCTTCAAGTATAGTACTCTTGGAGGCATACGATAATTTACCAACTTTTATGTTGTCTTTGCCAATATAAGAACTCAAGGCCAATCCAAGATCTAGTCTAGCCCATCTGTATACTGCACTCAACTTTCCTTCCAGTGCTTCGAGAAGGATGTTTAATTCATCAATGTCATAACGGAAGAGGAAAAACTTAGTGCTCCAAGCACACGAACAGAATTGCTTTGCATGATTCAAGCATGCATATCTATCTGGGGAACATTGATGACAGCCAGCTGCTGACAGATGCAAATCAAAAAAGCATATACTGCATTCCCTCTCACTCGTGGCATCAAAATTGCTCTCCATCTTCAATGCCTGGGAAGAATTGCAAAGAAATTCCCTCCTCACACGCTCCATCTCAACACGTGCCTAACAAGAAAAATTATAGTGTCGAGTAAAGATCTTGACAATTGTATATCACACacagaaacacacacacacacccacacacacacacacacacatgtatatgaaaGTTTATTGGTTAAATTGTCAGCACAATAACAATAATTCCAAAACTATCATCAAACCAAAACACTAGTCATTATTAGAGTTGAAtgataagaattaaaaatattaaaaatccTTTTTCCAATAGCTCGTATCTCTCCTCATTTCATTAAAATACTGGACCCAGGAACTTAATTTTTGATCCCTTttcaaatgaaaaaaagatatCCCACCCTTAAATATTCCAAGAAAACATCTAGCAATGGATTTTCAGACCCAAATGAACTCTtataaagaattaatataaaAAAGTTAAGCAGGAGGCTCATATCCTTCTCCCCCCCCAACAACACCCACCCAACCAAAAATCGAGCGGCACAATTTGGTTTTGCAATTAATTTATCATAtttctaaattttattttctacaTCCAACTTTTAGAGTCAAACAGTTGGGAGTTTTCCATTATATCTAGCACTGGACTACTAGTTTAATTATACTCAGCAGTGAAACTTATCCAAATTAACAATTTGAAAGCAGATCTTACCTTGAGAACTTTGGCTAAGATCCCATCCTTTCCACAGACATTTTTCCATCTTAAGTTATCAGAAGTGTTCTTCTTCAGTAAATTGAGCTCCCAATGTGCCCTTACTGCCTCCCTTGCAGCGCCAAGCAACAATTTATCATGGGAAATGGATGTCTTTCGTCCCTGCTCTTGGTATAGCTCTATAGCAACCTGTCCATGTGGCAACCAATCAACAGGAGCAACGTTAACTGCCTCTGCACAATTGAAACCACAGTTGAACCCTGAATGGTAAGCTCGAGGAAAGGTCAGGACAAACTCTCCAGGATTCTGACAACATCTGTACACTGGTACCCCATCAGATTTCAGTATAGAGGGGGAGAGCTGTGTTACCTGcatcaataaaaaaaaccttTAATGATAAAACCAATCTGAAAAAATGGACATTATGAGGAATAAATATACAGAAAGCTCAACCCCCTCCACAAGTTATTCCTAGCTTGCTTGATGACTTGTGTGAAAGTCCTAGAATTAGGATTATAAATTCTGAGATGTAATTTGTTCTTTGCTTTTGTTGGGCCTTTTGCTCTccatatatccaaaaaaaaaaaaaatttacagaaaGCTGAGAACAACTAGATACAtagaggaaaaaacaaaaacaaaaaaaacagaacaagaggaagaaatgaaagaacaaaaaactGTATGTCTTGATTAGGTAGGGTTCTAGGGATAATATTTGTCATACAACGGCTGTTCTTTCGAGTCCCCAGCAAACATGGGGAAAATTTTTATTGAAATAGTGCCCATTGGTTAGCAAAATTACTTGTGGTTGAAACAAAATGATATGAATACAAACAAGCCTACAACAAGTCTGAAAAGTACGACAAATATGtgtaaaaagaaacaaataacaaaGTTCAACTCAAATATAGTAAGATTCATTTTTACTAACAGTGAGAATACATTAAtattgaagaaaaataattgtAAGTTGAGGTGAGCAAGAATAATGAAAACTAACATTCATCACCATATAGGAGCATTGAAAATTAGTAGGAGCAAATAGAGGAAAAAAGTTTTGCTCATCGGGCAGGACTTAGAGCTGAGCTGTGGGGTAATTATCTAACAAGATATTTCTGAATCAAGAATATATTTGGCTTCAGAGTTTTGGCAGGATGCACATATGTGAATCCCAAGCCAAAAATTCATAACCACCAAAGTACATAGTAACTCACCAGCTTATGAAGCAAGTCAGGTTGTTCTTCAAATAGGTCAGGGAGGTGCTTTCTCATAACCTCTTCAAATTTACAGGCATCACTACCAGGGATACCATACCACAACTTCGGAGCACCCCAATGCATGTAATTTAAAGAGTACAAGTGGTGATCTTCAACATGCTGTTctcagaagaaaagaaaagagtcaGAGCAACCAATGACATCTATACAGGAGTCATAACAAATGATAGCATTTATAAGAACCAATAATTTTTTGGACACTTGGGAATCAATGAATAGAACCGATAATTCCAACACCTAAACTCCCTCCAATGTTCATTAGTTACCACAAGTCTTGATAAATTCAATTAACAGAAAACACAGAGCCAGAATACCAGAACAGCAGCTACTTTGTGATTCTTCATGCCCAACatatatttttctaattattttAAAATGAGATTCTCAAAATCTGAATTTCACACCgcatatatgcatgcatggCAGACTGCTAGcgaaaaaaagaagatgaagaaattgtCTTACCCAGCAAAAGGAAGAAAAGCACATCCCTATATATAACCATGGCACCAGAACACCAGATATATCACTGCTTTCGTAAGAAAGGACAGATCCAGGCAGTCTAGGAAAGTTGTTCAAGTTCCAGCCAGATGTTATATACTGCTCCTCTGAAGTAAAACCATCCTGACCGTATATCTTGGGAAAACCACTTCCGAAAACTCCTGTTTCCAAATCAGCCCCATATAGAACCTAGAAAAGATTATAAGCACATCGGTTAGGGTAATTTAACTTCAGTTGGAAAATGTCTTACTAATTTCTTTTGAGGAGAAACATCTTCAAGAAGATATCTAAGAGTACAAAGAGCTTTAACACCAAATGATGATTTGTACTTGTGCAAAGCAAATGTGCACAGTACAAATGAGCTAGCCAGAGAATGGGGGAGGGGGAAGGGGATGAGAAAGAGAACATATTATTTTTAGCAAGATAAAGCTGGTATTTGTAGGAATCTCTCAAGACATACCTCAATTTCTTCCGTAGGTTTCTCCACCATCCGCCAATATTCACCCTCAATATTTTCCACAGATGGCTCCCAGCAATCTCTGACTTCACTCAAGTGACCTCCTATATCAGTAAAGTGTTCATTCTTGCTAAAGTATTGGGTCTTGAAGTCATCAGCATATTTTTCAAAGGCTCCTAAAGTAAACTCTGGACCAGGTTCAAACCCAAACCTTTCTGCCTCACAAATTCCATCATCCCCAGATCCTCTACCACCAACAGGACAATCAGCCCCCATTCGTGTGCATCTTCTCCTTTTCTTCCTCGTATGATTATGACCCTTTGGCATCTTTCTCATTGAATCTCGATTCTGAAGTTTGTCGACTCTTTGGACGCGAGTAGCAAACTTCGAAGTCTCCCAAACATTCTTTTCCTTGAGAGGACAGGGGGGTCTCCATGAAGAGGGAGGAACAATGCGACAAATACCATATGGTTCAGCTTTTGGGCGTATACTCGCTATGTATTTCAAAGTATCTTTGAACTCCTGAAATTAGGTACCAAATTAATTCAGAAATCTGAATGTCCAAAAATGAAGAGCCTCTTTGAACGGCACGAAGTAAAGAACTCTATATTGGAAGAAAGATGAGTATGAACAGGTGAACAAGTAAGATCAGTATGACCACCTCTTCAGTTGGTCTGAATATTGGAGCATCCTGGATGTCAGGCCTTTGACCATCCTCTGGATGCCATCTTGCAGATACCTGTTCCAAGATTTCAATCATTAGTTTTATGACATTGGCGACAAGAGAGGGGAGAGGGAGGTGGGCAGGGAGACATAATCAAGATAAAGGATTGCATCGGAACCATGCGACATGGTCAAACCACATAGAATAAGATTAAAAAGCATGACTGTTGAAAATTCACCTTTTGGCAGGTACTGCACTCTGGACATCCCCGTATAACCCCTTTAGGAAGAAGCGACCTTAGAAGAAAATTCTGCAATAACAGGTGGTATATGAGACACCATCAAGGAGTATATGATTTTATTGGAGAAATGCGTACTATATAATAAAAACCAAAGAACAGAGGAGCACTGCAACTAACTTGATCAAGGCTCTCATAATCAAACTCATCCTCAGCATTGTTATAATACCGTCTATTGTTTATCCATGGCCTCCGCCGTTGAGACCTCTTTGCAACTTCAGCAACAGTATTACCAGTTTCCATCTGAACAGACTGTGATTCAGAAGTACTGGTAGTGGCACAGCAACTGATTAGGTTTTCACTATCTTGTTTCTCACTTTCATTCACCCTTTTTAAGCTGAAAGATGTGAATGACTCAAATCCCGGTGGCACCGATGGAAATTCATCATTGTCTTCCTTTATGCAAACTCTCATGAGTTCTGTCCCCATAGTATCTTGAGCTACCAATAACAAATAGAAGCCTCCAAAATGTTGTAGAAAGACAGTAAGCTAATAGCTCATCTTCAGGCTTATAATCTTCAATATTATAAAACTTTGAGTAACGGATTCACAAGCACTGGATTCAACCTTTCAAAGAACCTTACTGCTAGAAGCTCAACTTGGAGACGCTATTACAAAGCTCCAGGCAAACAAGGTTCTGCGGAAaaagttaaaataaataaaaggtcaGCATACAAAGTACAGTAAAATGATTAGATCACATACTCATCTTAATCTACTTCATTTAACATAAGCATGATATGAACATACATTTGTTAGAATAACCCTTTGATGACCAGAAACTCCTTTATTTTCTGTTAAGGCATATAGTCCCATACTCTGGATATCTCAGGGATTGAAAAAGCATGCTTTGGAAAACTTAATGGGGCTTCATTAGCATTAACATATATCTCTTTGGCCTGGTTTGCATCAATAGGCTTTTACATCAACTGCGGAACAAGAACATACACAATGACAAATATCTTTTGAAATTGTTTTTACTCAAACCCGCAAAaggaaaacaaatccaaaatcaagTAAAAAGGCCCCGGATCATAACTCAGAAAAGTCTAATGATCCTGCAGCTACAATCAAGATTTATCAGGTACATTGCTTCCTTATCGATTTCCGTTTCAGCCACGCTATATTTTCCTTTCCAATCATTCTTATTCTACTGATCACATACTTGATCCTAAACCCACAAGATCTCTCATCACAATTCACTCATCCAATCCCAACACACAAACATAGCATTACATGATCAATAACATCACAACAAGCTCAGAAACATTTCAAACTTACGGATCAAAATTACAGAGAACCGTAAAgattgatcaaaattaaatagATGAGATTAATCAAAACAATAATTAATGCTTACGTGTTGCCTGGAATTGCCACCCACCCAGCTCAATCCAGCTCAACTCCGTACACTACGCCCAGAATTTCAAacagaaggaaaaaacaaaaaacaaaaaaaaccaaatcaattcaattcaaccaaaaaaaaaaaaaaattgatccgaGATAACAGGAACTGAAGGCCCAAAGTTTCAAAATCCCTAGAAGGCTAAATTGGTAAATCTGATTGGATGAGAGAGATctcaaccctaaccctagctgTCTCTAACCCAGAAGACCAGGCCAGGGGCAAAGAAAAAGGGAGGAAGCTCTGCCTTTTTGGCTACAGAAGAATTGGGCAGGTCAGGGATGGGGTGCCCCACAGAAAAATCGAAAATGACAAACAAGACCAGACTTTCAAAGCGTCTGGAAAACGATCTGGGATTACTATATAACAAAATTTCAAAGCTGTGCAAGGGCAAAtccggaaaaagaaaaaaaaattcccaaagCTCTTGAATGTGTGTGGATTTGGAAGAGGAAATTTGGGGCTAAAATCCCAGAAGAAGCAtaggaaaccctaaccctaataaGGAGGTTTTCACAAAATTGAATTAATATGTTTAATTTTGGGGTACCTTTTTATTACAAAGCTGCCTAACCATAAAAGATAGTAATGTCTTTCTTCTGTTTCCGCTTTTGGAGTATAAAGCCTGGTCCCTGGTTCTCTaaatttaagatttttttttttctttttttttggagtgGGAATTGAAATTTTGAGATGTGAGAGAGAATTTTTGGAGATGTTGGTGATGAAATTGGGATATAGGGGTTGGGGGATTTGCAgtaattaataaataataaagaaCGATAAATTGACGAGAATTTGGGTTTGGGCAGTGTTTGGGTAGTTGGGTTGCTTTGGGAATTGCGTGTACATAATGAGGACCACCAGCGCTGCGGTATATAACCATGGGCGCTTTCCCCTTTGGATATTTACCTTGTCATTTCGTGGAAGCAAACTATGGGTATATATGACCTAAATAATACAACTCTAGGgatattgggtttttttttttttttttgggtgcaaATTAGCAATCTTGGTATACCGGGTGTCCCGTGTTAGAATAATGACATTGCCTAGGAAATTCGTGACTAACAAATTGAAGAAATTCTTAGATAGGGCAGACGTGTCACGTGACTAGTACACTCAGCAAATCATGTTTTTTTGACTCTGAATTGTATTTCTGTAACTAGCCTtgttttattaaaataaaacacCCAAAGCATGTCCGCCCTTCCTAAAATTCTCCTCAACAAATTGACGCTACACATAATTCTCCTCAGCAAATTGACGCTATAAACTCTGTATATAGAGGATCATCAGCCATTTATCAAGATCACTGTCATAAAGAGAAGTAAATGAAAATCACGCAGATGTAAAACATGAGACTGTGATTACTTTCACAACCTGTAATTAGGGAATTAGAATCGACTAGAAACGAAC
Above is a genomic segment from Rosa chinensis cultivar Old Blush chromosome 3, RchiOBHm-V2, whole genome shotgun sequence containing:
- the LOC112194965 gene encoding putative lysine-specific demethylase JMJ16 encodes the protein MGTELMRVCIKEDNDEFPSVPPGFESFTSFSLKRVNESEKQDSENLISCCATTSTSESQSVQMETGNTVAEVAKRSQRRRPWINNRRYYNNAEDEFDYESLDQNFLLRSLLPKGVIRGCPECSTCQKVSARWHPEDGQRPDIQDAPIFRPTEEEFKDTLKYIASIRPKAEPYGICRIVPPSSWRPPCPLKEKNVWETSKFATRVQRVDKLQNRDSMRKMPKGHNHTRKKRRRCTRMGADCPVGGRGSGDDGICEAERFGFEPGPEFTLGAFEKYADDFKTQYFSKNEHFTDIGGHLSEVRDCWEPSVENIEGEYWRMVEKPTEEIEVLYGADLETGVFGSGFPKIYGQDGFTSEEQYITSGWNLNNFPRLPGSVLSYESSDISGVLVPWLYIGMCFSSFCWHVEDHHLYSLNYMHWGAPKLWYGIPGSDACKFEEVMRKHLPDLFEEQPDLLHKLVTQLSPSILKSDGVPVYRCCQNPGEFVLTFPRAYHSGFNCGFNCAEAVNVAPVDWLPHGQVAIELYQEQGRKTSISHDKLLLGAAREAVRAHWELNLLKKNTSDNLRWKNVCGKDGILAKVLKARVEMERVRREFLCNSSQALKMESNFDATSERECSICFFDLHLSAAGCHQCSPDRYACLNHAKQFCSCAWSTKFFLFRYDIDELNILLEALEGKLSAVYRWARLDLGLALSSYIGKDNIKVGKLSYASKSTILEEVSSQPQSNCFKDPPGKEISKDGPERSTGREESFLSTANSLQVCQLSQEDTSYALNSAERESGMKMTSVDNIILLSDDESDEPKKLHSDSPTAISSANQLELPNRLVASDGKVSPCNVEKAAVLNMPVTDAAVMVEKVISPLASEEKKDFSSHSYSHIMNVKDEQENDGQSRSNSPNLSSKLASAGAEHGPDTCHISEPKVAISRSDPKDSQPCHSIKPENEDRHERMGRNADANIVDNVRTAMGNPSSSQNNLDRYYRQKGPRIAKVVRRITCIVEPLEFGVVLSGKSWCNSQAIFPKGFRSRVKYISVLDPTVRCYYVSEVLDARQAGPLFMVSLDQCPGEVFIHNSVGRCWEMVRERVNQEISRHHKLGRPNLPPLQPPGSLDGFEMFGFTSPVIVQAIEAMDRNRVCSEYWDSRPYSRPQVQIPQKAQSEESGENLNKITTGRNAHEAAGINLLTSGVDTILGGLFKKANLEELNSLYSIISDNQQTVGRGLVTRLLNEEIQTRRPT